One stretch of Pomacea canaliculata isolate SZHN2017 linkage group LG1, ASM307304v1, whole genome shotgun sequence DNA includes these proteins:
- the LOC112572535 gene encoding N-acetylneuraminate 9-O-acetyltransferase-like isoform X5, translating to MYDVYDKWLKSEQPGSRPNLVITGSASWSIKTFNGSTQALENFKANLSMIRPLFQKLKPSTNIIWMLQDPVVEAKLSIERAAITNLQIDDYNKAAIELLENSEATIWSSSRLIAQGLKKESVDGLHPSHSTLSLDVQILLNLYCNNDMNHHDGTCCNTPEPATTLQIITAAAFLVCMASAVGLVAYRRRLRRIAVKARAENGQRNGGNGAPKALSETAVSLVTSVAKLGLIMSYFYLCDRTNFFMKENKYYTHVNFFLPFAYVMILGFFFTENTEKTNVMHRDQTDEWKGWMQLVILIYHLTGASKVLPIYMHIRLLVSSYLFLTGFGHFTYFWQHGNFGLIRHCMVNIGILKTFTKNHGCRHCQIFWHARKNSLRRALEVLVRLNLLVVVLCFVMNRPYQFYYFVPLVSFWYLVVYIVMAVWPHITHDSSEANSLHYLYMVIKFVILIVLISLFYLSEVFFEKVFLARPFKALFVTSDDSIHEWRFRWELDRYSVVYGMLVGFGYQVLVHYKILQDNHNQSLFGHPFSWIFCLLGLVGIASYMVFSLLCSSKQQCNYVHPYLVFIPIISYILLRNVPGWLRTRYSSLFAWFGKISLELFICQYHIWLAADTHGVLVLLPSYPVLNVVITSFIFICIAHEISVITGILARYIVPDDWKAVLRNFIVFAAVLLPLCITNGVLVF from the exons ATGTATGATGTGTATGACAAATGGCTGAAGAGTGAGCAACCTGGCTCCAGACCCAATCTGGTCATCACTGGAAGTGCTTCA tgGAGCATCAAAACATTTAATGGGAGTACACAAGCACTTGAGAACTTTAAAG CAAATCTGTCGATGATAAGGCCACTCTTCCAAAAGTTAAAACCATCAACAAATATCATATGGATGCTACAAG ACCCTGTTGTGGAAGCCAAGCTGTCTATAGAGAGAGCAGCTATCACCAACCTTCAGATTGATGATTACAACAAGGCAGCCATTGAGTTACT GGAGAACAGTGAAGCAACCATTTGGAGTTCATCTCGTCTGATTGCACAAGGACTGAAAAAGGAATCAGTTGATGGTCTTCATCCTTCACATTCAACGCTAAGTCTT GACGTACAAATACTGTTAAACTTGTACTGCAACAATGATATGAATCACCATGACGGCACTTGCTGTAACACTCCGGAGCCAGCAACCACATTGCAGATTATCACTGCAGCTGCTTTTCTTGTTTG TATGGCATCAGCAGTGGGCCTGGTTGCATACAGACGCAGGCTACGACGAATTGCAGTCAAGGCTAGAGCAGAAAATGGCCAGAGAAATGGCGGCAATGGCGCCCCAAAGGCCTTGAGTGAGACAGCTGTCAGTCTTGTGACTTCTGTAGCCAAGCTGGGACTCATTATGAGCTATTTCTACCTCTGTGACAG aacaaatttttttatgaaagagaACAAGTACTATACGCATGTGaactttttccttccatttgcTTATGTGATGATTCTGGGATTTTTCTTCactgaaaatacagaaaag ACAAATGTAATGCATAGAGATCAAACAGATGAGTGGAAAGGTTGGATGCAACTGGTTATTCTTATCTATCATTTGACAGGTGCAAGCAAG GTACTGCCAATTTATATGCACATACGACTGCTTGTGTCAAGTTACCTGTTCCTGACAGGGTTTGGCCACTTCACCTATTTCTGGCAGCATGGAAACTTTGGTCTCATTCGCCACTGCATG GTAAACATCGGAATTTTGAAAACCTTcacaaaaaat CATGGGTGTCGGCACTGTCAGATATTTTGGCACGCGAGAAAGAACAGCTTACGTCGCGCTTTAGAA GTTTTGGTTCGCCTGAATCTGCTTGTGGTGGTTCTCTGTTTTGTGATGAACCGGCCGTACCAGTTTTATTACTTTGTGCCCCTCGTTTCTTTCTGGTACCTGGTGGTTTATATTGTCATGGCTGTCTGGCCACACATCACACACGACTCCTCAGAAG CCAATTCTCTGCATTACTTGTACATGGTAATCAAGTTTGTAATACTCATTGTTCTCATTTCACTCTTCTACTTGTCAGAG gtattttttgaaaaagtgttCTTAGCTCGTCCTTTCAAGGCTCTGTTTGTCACATCTGATGACTCAATACATGAGTGGCGTTTTCGATGGGAACTAGACAGATAT AGTGTGGTGTATGGGATGTTGGTGGGGTTTGGCTATCAAGTGTTGGTGCACTACAAGATCTTACAAGACAACCATAATCAGAGTCTTTTTGGTCATCCATTTTCATGGATCTTCTGTCTCTTGGGACTTGTTGGTATTGCT AGTTACATGGTTTTCTCACTCCTGTGCAGCAGTAAACAGCAATGCAATTATGTTCATCCATACCTTGTTTTCATCCCT ATAATCTCTTACATTTTGCTGAGGAATGTTCCTGGCTGGCTCAGGACACGCTACAGTTCTCTCTTTGCCTGGTTTGGTAAAATCTCATTAGAG CTTTTCATCTGTCAGTACCACATCTGGCTAGCAGCTGACACACATGGAGTACTGGTCCTTCTACCCAGCTACCCTGTCCTTAATGTGGTCATCACATCTTTCATCTTTATCTGCATTGCACATGAAATATCTGTCATCACAGGCATTCTTGCCAGATACATTGTCCCAGATGACTGGAAAGCAGTGCTGCGTaatttcattgtctttgctGCTGTTTTGCTGCCTCTGTGTATAACCAATGGAGTACTGGTATTCTGA